The Pseudomonadota bacterium genome includes a region encoding these proteins:
- a CDS encoding GNAT family N-acetyltransferase, which translates to MARRRFRRYPLGRPWCEAIELDDGRRFLVRPMMPDDAPRLRSAFQSLTPDEVRMRFLHPMRELTPEYAARLANPDPQREFALVLVEALHPAQARIGAVARATIDDSSHSAEFAIIVGRELRRQGIARHLLSRVIEWCRKKRLHQVYGFVLRENQAMLDLARALGFRLLHAATSDSIIEVRKILRPAPSE; encoded by the coding sequence GTGGCCAGGCGGCGCTTCCGGCGCTATCCGCTCGGCAGGCCCTGGTGCGAGGCGATCGAGCTCGATGACGGGCGTCGTTTCCTCGTTCGTCCGATGATGCCCGACGATGCACCGCGCCTTCGGTCAGCGTTTCAGTCGCTGACGCCCGACGAAGTGCGCATGCGGTTTCTCCATCCAATGCGCGAACTGACCCCGGAATATGCCGCTCGACTGGCCAACCCCGACCCGCAGCGCGAGTTCGCGCTGGTGCTGGTCGAGGCTCTGCACCCGGCACAGGCACGCATCGGCGCCGTGGCCCGCGCGACCATCGATGATTCAAGTCATTCGGCCGAATTCGCCATCATCGTCGGCCGTGAGCTCAGGCGTCAGGGCATTGCGCGACACCTGCTGAGCCGGGTCATTGAATGGTGCCGCAAGAAGCGTCTGCACCAGGTCTACGGTTTTGTCCTGCGCGAGAACCAGGCCATGCTTGATCTGGCGCGCGCGCTCGGCTTCCGGCTGCTGCATGCAGCCACCTCGGACTCCATCATCGAGGTCCGCAAAATCCTCCGTCCTGCGCCGTCTGAGTGA